The following coding sequences lie in one Silene latifolia isolate original U9 population chromosome 5, ASM4854445v1, whole genome shotgun sequence genomic window:
- the LOC141656692 gene encoding polypyrimidine tract-binding protein homolog 2-like isoform X6 has product MCVFSAFGFVHKITTFEKTAGYQALIQFSDTETASSAKNALDGRGIPSYLLPEHLEPCTLKITYSAHTDLSVKFQSHRSRDYTNPYLPVAPSAIDATGQLGVGLDGRKLEPESNVLLASIENMQYAVTLDVLQTVFSAFGFVQKIAMFDKNGGLQALIQYPDVQTAIAAKEALEGHCIYDGGFCKLHLSYSRHTDLSIKMNNDRSRDYTQPIPPPIIAQQPPVPAPGAASGQHYNGAHYGGPPVSSGWGPQQPMGMQMPQNYPYMQHGSAPPGPPGTMPPGSMQNPNGGPQQHAMPPYSR; this is encoded by the exons ATGTGT GTTTTTTCAGCATTTGGATTTGTTCATAAGATTACGACTTTCGAGAAGACTGCCGGATATCAG GCGTTGATACAGTTTTCAGACACAGAAACTGCATCCTCTGCAAAGAATGCCCTTGACGGAAGAGGCATTCCAAg CTACCTGCTTCCAGAGCATCTTGAACCCTGCACCCTTAAGATAACGTATTCTGCACATACTGATTTGAGTGTTAAATTTCAGAGCCATCGTAGCAG GGATTACACTAATCCATATCTTCCGGTCGCTCCCTCGGCCATAGATGCAACGGGTCAG TTAGGTGTGGGCTTAGATGGGAGGAAATTGGAACCTGAGAGCAACGTGCTTCTGGCATCAATTGAAAATATGCAGTATGCTGTCACATTGGATGTCCTTCAGACG GTTTTTTCCGCCTTTGGATTTGTGCAAAAGATTGCCATGTTTGACAAGAATGGGGGTCTCCAGGCCTTGATTCAGTATCCGG ATGTTCAGACAGCAATTGCTGCTAAGGAAGCGCTTGAAGGGCATTGCATTTATGATGGTGGGTTTTGCAAGCTTCACCTGTCATATTCACGACACACTGATTTAAGCATTAAG ATGAACAATGATCGAAGTAGAGACTATACACAACCCATCCCGCCCCCAATTATTGCACAACAGCCGCCAGTCCCGGCGCCTGGAGCAGCGTCCGGCCAACACTATAACGGGGCTCACTACGGAGGACCTCCAGTATCTTCAGGGTGGGGACCACAGCAGCCTATGGGAATGCAGATGCCGCAAAACTATCCATATATGCAACACGGATCCGCACCTCCTGGTCCACCTGGCACTATGCCACCAGGATCTATGCAGAATCCTAATGGCGGGCCACAGCAACATGCAATGCCTCCATACAGCCGATGA
- the LOC141656692 gene encoding polypyrimidine tract-binding protein homolog 2-like isoform X1 codes for MASVSSQPQFRYTQTPSKVLHLRNLPWECVEEELIELGKPFGKVVNTKCNVGANKNQAFIEFADLNQAIAMISYYASSSEPAQIRGKTVYLQYSNRQEIVNNKTTADTAGNVLLVTVEGNDARQVSIDVLHLVFSAFGFVHKITTFEKTAGYQALIQFSDTETASSAKNALDGRGIPSYLLPEHLEPCTLKITYSAHTDLSVKFQSHRSRDYTNPYLPVAPSAIDATGQLGVGLDGRKLEPESNVLLASIENMQYAVTLDVLQTVFSAFGFVQKIAMFDKNGGLQALIQYPDVQTAIAAKEALEGHCIYDGGFCKLHLSYSRHTDLSIKMNNDRSRDYTQPIPPPIIAQQPPVPAPGAASGQHYNGAHYGGPPVSSGWGPQQPMGMQMPQNYPYMQHGSAPPGPPGTMPPGSMQNPNGGPQQHAMPPYSR; via the exons ATGGCGTCTGTGTCTAGTCAGCCACAGTTCCGTTACACCCAAACTCCATCCAAGGTGCTTCATTTGAGAAACTTGCCATGGGAATGCGTGGAAGAAGAGCTTATTGAACTGGGAAAACCATTTGGGAAAGTTGTTAACACGAAGTGCAATGTTGGAGCCAATAAGAATCAAGCTTTTATTGAATTT GCTGACCTTAATCAAGCCATTGCTATGATATCTTACTATGCTTCATCATCAGAGCCAGCACAGATACGAGGAAAAACGGTTTACCTACAATACTCCAACAGACAAGAAATTGTAAATAATAAGACTACCGCTGATACCGCAGGAAATGTGTTATTAGTGACAGTTGAGGGGAATGATGCACGCCAAGTCAGCATTGACGTTTTACACTTG GTTTTTTCAGCATTTGGATTTGTTCATAAGATTACGACTTTCGAGAAGACTGCCGGATATCAG GCGTTGATACAGTTTTCAGACACAGAAACTGCATCCTCTGCAAAGAATGCCCTTGACGGAAGAGGCATTCCAAg CTACCTGCTTCCAGAGCATCTTGAACCCTGCACCCTTAAGATAACGTATTCTGCACATACTGATTTGAGTGTTAAATTTCAGAGCCATCGTAGCAG GGATTACACTAATCCATATCTTCCGGTCGCTCCCTCGGCCATAGATGCAACGGGTCAG TTAGGTGTGGGCTTAGATGGGAGGAAATTGGAACCTGAGAGCAACGTGCTTCTGGCATCAATTGAAAATATGCAGTATGCTGTCACATTGGATGTCCTTCAGACG GTTTTTTCCGCCTTTGGATTTGTGCAAAAGATTGCCATGTTTGACAAGAATGGGGGTCTCCAGGCCTTGATTCAGTATCCGG ATGTTCAGACAGCAATTGCTGCTAAGGAAGCGCTTGAAGGGCATTGCATTTATGATGGTGGGTTTTGCAAGCTTCACCTGTCATATTCACGACACACTGATTTAAGCATTAAG ATGAACAATGATCGAAGTAGAGACTATACACAACCCATCCCGCCCCCAATTATTGCACAACAGCCGCCAGTCCCGGCGCCTGGAGCAGCGTCCGGCCAACACTATAACGGGGCTCACTACGGAGGACCTCCAGTATCTTCAGGGTGGGGACCACAGCAGCCTATGGGAATGCAGATGCCGCAAAACTATCCATATATGCAACACGGATCCGCACCTCCTGGTCCACCTGGCACTATGCCACCAGGATCTATGCAGAATCCTAATGGCGGGCCACAGCAACATGCAATGCCTCCATACAGCCGATGA
- the LOC141656692 gene encoding polypyrimidine tract-binding protein homolog 2-like isoform X3: MLGYKILLVALTMPGPMSRIYLRWQLSASGERAYVFSAFGFVHKITTFEKTAGYQALIQFSDTETASSAKNALDGRGIPSYLLPEHLEPCTLKITYSAHTDLSVKFQSHRSRDYTNPYLPVAPSAIDATGQLGVGLDGRKLEPESNVLLASIENMQYAVTLDVLQTVFSAFGFVQKIAMFDKNGGLQALIQYPDVQTAIAAKEALEGHCIYDGGFCKLHLSYSRHTDLSIKMNNDRSRDYTQPIPPPIIAQQPPVPAPGAASGQHYNGAHYGGPPVSSGWGPQQPMGMQMPQNYPYMQHGSAPPGPPGTMPPGSMQNPNGGPQQHAMPPYSR; this comes from the exons ATGTTGGGATATAAGATACTACTGGTTGCCTTGACGATGCCTGG GCCCATGTCAAGGATATATCTTCGATGGCAGCTTAGTGCATCGGGAGAAAGAGCTTAT GTTTTTTCAGCATTTGGATTTGTTCATAAGATTACGACTTTCGAGAAGACTGCCGGATATCAG GCGTTGATACAGTTTTCAGACACAGAAACTGCATCCTCTGCAAAGAATGCCCTTGACGGAAGAGGCATTCCAAg CTACCTGCTTCCAGAGCATCTTGAACCCTGCACCCTTAAGATAACGTATTCTGCACATACTGATTTGAGTGTTAAATTTCAGAGCCATCGTAGCAG GGATTACACTAATCCATATCTTCCGGTCGCTCCCTCGGCCATAGATGCAACGGGTCAG TTAGGTGTGGGCTTAGATGGGAGGAAATTGGAACCTGAGAGCAACGTGCTTCTGGCATCAATTGAAAATATGCAGTATGCTGTCACATTGGATGTCCTTCAGACG GTTTTTTCCGCCTTTGGATTTGTGCAAAAGATTGCCATGTTTGACAAGAATGGGGGTCTCCAGGCCTTGATTCAGTATCCGG ATGTTCAGACAGCAATTGCTGCTAAGGAAGCGCTTGAAGGGCATTGCATTTATGATGGTGGGTTTTGCAAGCTTCACCTGTCATATTCACGACACACTGATTTAAGCATTAAG ATGAACAATGATCGAAGTAGAGACTATACACAACCCATCCCGCCCCCAATTATTGCACAACAGCCGCCAGTCCCGGCGCCTGGAGCAGCGTCCGGCCAACACTATAACGGGGCTCACTACGGAGGACCTCCAGTATCTTCAGGGTGGGGACCACAGCAGCCTATGGGAATGCAGATGCCGCAAAACTATCCATATATGCAACACGGATCCGCACCTCCTGGTCCACCTGGCACTATGCCACCAGGATCTATGCAGAATCCTAATGGCGGGCCACAGCAACATGCAATGCCTCCATACAGCCGATGA
- the LOC141656692 gene encoding polypyrimidine tract-binding protein homolog 2-like isoform X5, producing the protein MMHAKSALTFYTWPMSRIYLRWQLSASGERAYVFSAFGFVHKITTFEKTAGYQALIQFSDTETASSAKNALDGRGIPSYLLPEHLEPCTLKITYSAHTDLSVKFQSHRSRDYTNPYLPVAPSAIDATGQLGVGLDGRKLEPESNVLLASIENMQYAVTLDVLQTVFSAFGFVQKIAMFDKNGGLQALIQYPDVQTAIAAKEALEGHCIYDGGFCKLHLSYSRHTDLSIKMNNDRSRDYTQPIPPPIIAQQPPVPAPGAASGQHYNGAHYGGPPVSSGWGPQQPMGMQMPQNYPYMQHGSAPPGPPGTMPPGSMQNPNGGPQQHAMPPYSR; encoded by the exons ATGATGCACGCCAAGTCAGCATTGACGTTTTACACTTG GCCCATGTCAAGGATATATCTTCGATGGCAGCTTAGTGCATCGGGAGAAAGAGCTTAT GTTTTTTCAGCATTTGGATTTGTTCATAAGATTACGACTTTCGAGAAGACTGCCGGATATCAG GCGTTGATACAGTTTTCAGACACAGAAACTGCATCCTCTGCAAAGAATGCCCTTGACGGAAGAGGCATTCCAAg CTACCTGCTTCCAGAGCATCTTGAACCCTGCACCCTTAAGATAACGTATTCTGCACATACTGATTTGAGTGTTAAATTTCAGAGCCATCGTAGCAG GGATTACACTAATCCATATCTTCCGGTCGCTCCCTCGGCCATAGATGCAACGGGTCAG TTAGGTGTGGGCTTAGATGGGAGGAAATTGGAACCTGAGAGCAACGTGCTTCTGGCATCAATTGAAAATATGCAGTATGCTGTCACATTGGATGTCCTTCAGACG GTTTTTTCCGCCTTTGGATTTGTGCAAAAGATTGCCATGTTTGACAAGAATGGGGGTCTCCAGGCCTTGATTCAGTATCCGG ATGTTCAGACAGCAATTGCTGCTAAGGAAGCGCTTGAAGGGCATTGCATTTATGATGGTGGGTTTTGCAAGCTTCACCTGTCATATTCACGACACACTGATTTAAGCATTAAG ATGAACAATGATCGAAGTAGAGACTATACACAACCCATCCCGCCCCCAATTATTGCACAACAGCCGCCAGTCCCGGCGCCTGGAGCAGCGTCCGGCCAACACTATAACGGGGCTCACTACGGAGGACCTCCAGTATCTTCAGGGTGGGGACCACAGCAGCCTATGGGAATGCAGATGCCGCAAAACTATCCATATATGCAACACGGATCCGCACCTCCTGGTCCACCTGGCACTATGCCACCAGGATCTATGCAGAATCCTAATGGCGGGCCACAGCAACATGCAATGCCTCCATACAGCCGATGA
- the LOC141656695 gene encoding ATP-dependent zinc metalloprotease FTSH 11, chloroplastic/mitochondrial, with protein MTTLQTSLLLKPPFFPPLPSRTRPLFISHSYSYASHRKVSISCCAVQSHPVNSNSTPDDPTSVEGKTGISPTPSVVTPVGEEGGGLRVEGEGSNGKLAIVAFFIGVWAAAKRKLEKIWLYGWLSWWPWQQEKRLEKMVVEADANPNDAALQSALLAELNKHSPEAVIKRFKQVDLAVDSRGVVEYLRAMVATNAIADYLPDEQSGKPSALPVLLEELKQRASGNMEELSLNPGISEKQPLHVVMVDPKASSKSSRLAQELFSTILFTIAVGLVWIMGASALQKYINNLGGVGTSGVGSSSSYNTKDLSKEVVPEKNVKSFKDVKGCDDAKQELEEVVEYLKNPSKFTRLGGKLPKGILLTGAPGTGKTLLAKAIAGEAGVPFFYRAGSEFEEMFVGVGARRVRSLFQAAKKKAPCIIFIDEIDAIGSTRKQWEGHTKKTLHQLLVEMDGFEQNEGIILMAATNLPDILDPALTRPGRFDRHIIVPSPDVRGRQEILELYLQDKPVGDDVDVKAIARGTPGFNGADLANLVNIAAIKAAVEGAESLTSGQLEFAKDRILMGTERKTMFISEDSKKLTAYHESGHAIVALNTEGAHPIHKATIMPRGSALGMVTQLPSNDETSVSKKQLLARLDVCMGGRVAEELIFGEDHVTTGATSDLNQATELAQYMVTSCGMSDIVGPVHIKERPGTEMQSRIDTEVVKLLRDAYNRVKTLLKKHEKALHALANALLEYETLTSEDIKRILLPYREETGLRIEQQEQEGDVVLA; from the exons ATGACAACTTTACAAACATCATTACTATTAAAGCCACCATTTTTCCCACCATTACCTTCAAGAACACGTCCCCTTTTCATCTCACACTCTTACTCTTATGCATCACATAGGAAAGTTTCAATTTCTTGTTGTGCAGTTCAATCACACCCTGTTAATTCCAATTCTACCCCTGATGACCCCACTAGTGTTGAGGGTAAAACGGGTATTTCACCTACACCGAGTGTGGTGACCCCAGTTGGGGAGGAGGGAGGTGGGTTGAGAGTGGAGGGGGAAGGGAGTAATGGGAAGTTGGCAATTGTGGCGTTTTTTATTGGGGTTTGGGCTGCGGCGAAGCGAAAATTGGAGAAGATTTGGTTGTATGGGTGGTTGAGTTGGTGGCCATGGCAGCAGGAGAAAAGGTTGGAGAAGATGGTTGTTGAGGCTGATGCTAATCCTAATGATGCTGCTTTGCAGTCTGCTTTGCTTGCTGAGCTTAATAAGCATAG CCCTGAAGCTGTCATAAAACGCTTCAAGCAAGTAGATCTTGCTGTGGACAGCAGAGGTGTCGTTGAATATCTTCGAGCTATGGTGGCAACAAATGCTATAGCTGATTACCTTCCTGATGAGCAATCTGGCAAGCCGTCTGCCCTTCCTGTGCTG TTGGAAGAGTTAAAGCAACGTGCATCAGGGAATATGGAGGAACTTTCTTTAAACCCTGGAATATCCGAGAAGCAGCCTCTACATGTGGTTATG GTTGATCCTAAGGCTTCAAGCAAATCATCACGCCTTGCCCAAGAACTCTTCTCAACTATCCTCTTCACTATTGCTGTTGGTTTAGTTTG GATAATGGGTGCATCTGCACTTCAAAAGTACATAAACAACTTAGGCGGTGTAGGAACCTCTGGTGTTGGATCAAGTTCCTCCTACAACACAAAGGACTTGAGCAAGGAAGTTGTACCAGAGAAG AATGTCAAATCCTTCAAAGACGTCAAGGGATGTGATGATGCAAAACAAGAGCTTGAGGAGGTAGTTGAATACTTGAAAAATCCTTCGAAATTCACTCGCCTTGGAGGGAAGTTGCCAAAG GGTATTCTTTTGACGGGAGCTCCTGGAACCGGAAAAACGCTTCTTGCCAAG GCTATTGCTGGGGAAGCTGGAGTGCCATTTTTCTACAGAGCAGGATCTGAATTCGAGGAAAT GTTTGTGGGTGTTGGTGCTCGACGTGTGAGGTCATTATTCCAAGCAGCTAAGAAAAAG GCTCCTTGtattatttttattgatgaaatcGATGCAATTGGATCAACAAGAAAGCAATGGGAAGGACATACAAAGAAGACATTGCATCAACTTCTTGTCGAAATGGATGGTTTTGAACAGAACGAA GGAATTATATTGATGGCTGCTACAAACTTGCCGGACATTCTAGATCCAGCTTTGACCAGACCCGGCAGATTCGATAGGCAT ATTATTGTCCCCAGTCCAGATGTGCGAGGCCGCCAAGAAATATTAGAGCTATATTTACAGGATAAACCAGTAGGTGATGATGTTGATGTTAAAGCAATTGCTCGTGGTACCCCTGGATTTAATGGAGcag ATTTGGCTAATCTCGTCAACATAGCTGCTATCAAGGCGGCAGTTGAAGGGGCTGAAAGCTTAACATCTGGTCAGTTGGAGTTCGCAAAAGACAGAATACTTATGGGTACAGAGCGGAAAACAATGTTCATATCAGAAGATTCGAAAAAG CTTACTGCATACCATGAGAGTGGCCATGCAATTGTGGCTTTGAACACCGAAGGTGCTCATCCGATTCACAAAGCAACAATAATGCCGCGTGGATCTGCTTTAGGAATGGTTACACAACTCCCTTCAAATGATGAGACCTCGGTCAGCAAGAAACAGTTATTGGCTCGTCTGGATGTTTGTATGGGAGGTAGAGTAGCCGAGGAGCTCATTTTTGGTGAAGATCATGTGACAACTGGGGCTACTAGCGACCTCAACCAAGCTACGGAGCTTGCTCAATACATG GTAACAAGTTGTGGGATGAGTGATATTGTAGGCCCTGTTCATATCAAAGAAAGGCCGGGTACGGAAATGCAATCCCGTATTGATACAGAG GTTGTTAAACTCCTTAGAGATGCATATAACCGGGTGAAGACTTTGCTAAAGAAG CATGAAAAGGCATTACATGCACTAGCCAACGCACTGCTGGAGTATGAGACGCTAACTTCAGAAGACATAAAGCGGATTCTTCTTCCATATCGAGAAGAAACTGGCCTGAGAATTGAGCAACAAGAACAAGAAGGGGATGTCGTCTTGGCATAA
- the LOC141654820 gene encoding putative FBD-associated F-box protein At1g61330, translated as MEKVVIGHLDSSIDEFRVVFDLDTSFQSRIDHWVVFALRKRVKTLELDFQPVIERMDTDYTRGGLFIDYSNSLASLSLNFVNITSEIVDSILLSCPFLENLHIRKSIFLTSIKSQSSSLKQLDVSHCDKLQTIDISAPNMVFFKYFGQPIELNIRNAVSLSSLFIGAGTGLEITYAFEPMSKYFSQLEFLYLQISLGCSFVPPVSAHLHLTVSSAYNLGVEHLKLPLLTRLKVLDLYITGDHSVSLLGWTPLIEACPVLEKLTVKFNCIDYGVNRFISKRNGSALKSLKTLEIFGYCGRRIDIELASFVIENAINLQRVVVDVYTFRRKLSIPKGDPIRIDELKKMIPEDVTFMLTEDVQ; from the exons ATGGAGAAGGTGGTTATTGGG CATTTGGATTCGTCAATAGACGAATTCAGGGTCGTTTTTGATCTCGACACAAGTTTCCAATCTCGTATCGACCATTGGGTGGTTTTTGCGCTAAGAAAAAGAGTGAAAACTCTCGAGCTAGACTTTCAGCCAGTAATTGAACGGATGGATACAGATTATACCCGAGGTGGTTTGTTCATTGATTACTCCAACTCTTTAGCATCGTTGTCTCTCAATTTCGTTAATATTACTTCAGAAATCGTCGACAGCATTTTGCTTTCATGCCCCTTCCTTGAGAATCTACACATCCGAAAATCCATTTTTTTAACAAGCATAAAATCCCAATCATCCTCCTTGAAACAGTTGGATGTGTCACATTGTGATAAACTACAAACAATCGACATTTCCGCTCCAAACATGGTGTTCTTCAAATATTTCGGACAGCCTATAGAGCTTAATATTAGAAATGCCGTATCACTTTCTTCGCTCTTCATTGGTGCGGGTACAGGGTTGGAAATAACATATGCTTTTGAGCCAATGTCGAAGTACTTCTCGCAGTTGGAGTTTCTATATTTACAGATATCTTTAGGTTGCTCATTCGTTCCTCCGGTTAGTGCTCATCTTCATCTCACCGTTTCTTCTgct TATAATCTGGGAGTTGAGCACTTGAAACTGCCACTGTTAACTAGACTAAAGGTGCTAGACCTTTATATTACAGGAGATCATTCAGTAAGCCTCCTAGGTTGGACCCCCTTAATTGAGGCATGTCCAGTCCTTGAAAAATTGACAGTCAAG TTTAATTGCATTGACTATGGCGTGAATCGGTTCATAAGTAAACGAAATGGTTCAGCCCTAAAGAGCTTGAAGACGTTGGAAATATTTGGTTATTGTGGGCGTCGTATAGACATTGAGTTAGCAAGTTTTGTTATCGAGAATGCCATTAACCTCCAACGGGTAGTTGTTGATGTTTATACATTTCGTCGAAAGTTATCTATACCCAAAGGCGATCCTATACGTATTGACGAGTTGAAAAAGATGATACCGGAGGATGTTACATTCATGTTAACGGAAGACGTACAATAG
- the LOC141656692 gene encoding polypyrimidine tract-binding protein homolog 2-like isoform X2 → MLGYKILLVALTMPGRPMSRIYLRWQLSASGERAYVFSAFGFVHKITTFEKTAGYQALIQFSDTETASSAKNALDGRGIPSYLLPEHLEPCTLKITYSAHTDLSVKFQSHRSRDYTNPYLPVAPSAIDATGQLGVGLDGRKLEPESNVLLASIENMQYAVTLDVLQTVFSAFGFVQKIAMFDKNGGLQALIQYPDVQTAIAAKEALEGHCIYDGGFCKLHLSYSRHTDLSIKMNNDRSRDYTQPIPPPIIAQQPPVPAPGAASGQHYNGAHYGGPPVSSGWGPQQPMGMQMPQNYPYMQHGSAPPGPPGTMPPGSMQNPNGGPQQHAMPPYSR, encoded by the exons ATGTTGGGATATAAGATACTACTGGTTGCCTTGACGATGCCTGG CAGGCCCATGTCAAGGATATATCTTCGATGGCAGCTTAGTGCATCGGGAGAAAGAGCTTAT GTTTTTTCAGCATTTGGATTTGTTCATAAGATTACGACTTTCGAGAAGACTGCCGGATATCAG GCGTTGATACAGTTTTCAGACACAGAAACTGCATCCTCTGCAAAGAATGCCCTTGACGGAAGAGGCATTCCAAg CTACCTGCTTCCAGAGCATCTTGAACCCTGCACCCTTAAGATAACGTATTCTGCACATACTGATTTGAGTGTTAAATTTCAGAGCCATCGTAGCAG GGATTACACTAATCCATATCTTCCGGTCGCTCCCTCGGCCATAGATGCAACGGGTCAG TTAGGTGTGGGCTTAGATGGGAGGAAATTGGAACCTGAGAGCAACGTGCTTCTGGCATCAATTGAAAATATGCAGTATGCTGTCACATTGGATGTCCTTCAGACG GTTTTTTCCGCCTTTGGATTTGTGCAAAAGATTGCCATGTTTGACAAGAATGGGGGTCTCCAGGCCTTGATTCAGTATCCGG ATGTTCAGACAGCAATTGCTGCTAAGGAAGCGCTTGAAGGGCATTGCATTTATGATGGTGGGTTTTGCAAGCTTCACCTGTCATATTCACGACACACTGATTTAAGCATTAAG ATGAACAATGATCGAAGTAGAGACTATACACAACCCATCCCGCCCCCAATTATTGCACAACAGCCGCCAGTCCCGGCGCCTGGAGCAGCGTCCGGCCAACACTATAACGGGGCTCACTACGGAGGACCTCCAGTATCTTCAGGGTGGGGACCACAGCAGCCTATGGGAATGCAGATGCCGCAAAACTATCCATATATGCAACACGGATCCGCACCTCCTGGTCCACCTGGCACTATGCCACCAGGATCTATGCAGAATCCTAATGGCGGGCCACAGCAACATGCAATGCCTCCATACAGCCGATGA
- the LOC141656692 gene encoding polypyrimidine tract-binding protein homolog 2-like isoform X4, whose product MMHAKSALTFYTCRPMSRIYLRWQLSASGERAYVFSAFGFVHKITTFEKTAGYQALIQFSDTETASSAKNALDGRGIPSYLLPEHLEPCTLKITYSAHTDLSVKFQSHRSRDYTNPYLPVAPSAIDATGQLGVGLDGRKLEPESNVLLASIENMQYAVTLDVLQTVFSAFGFVQKIAMFDKNGGLQALIQYPDVQTAIAAKEALEGHCIYDGGFCKLHLSYSRHTDLSIKMNNDRSRDYTQPIPPPIIAQQPPVPAPGAASGQHYNGAHYGGPPVSSGWGPQQPMGMQMPQNYPYMQHGSAPPGPPGTMPPGSMQNPNGGPQQHAMPPYSR is encoded by the exons ATGATGCACGCCAAGTCAGCATTGACGTTTTACACTTG CAGGCCCATGTCAAGGATATATCTTCGATGGCAGCTTAGTGCATCGGGAGAAAGAGCTTAT GTTTTTTCAGCATTTGGATTTGTTCATAAGATTACGACTTTCGAGAAGACTGCCGGATATCAG GCGTTGATACAGTTTTCAGACACAGAAACTGCATCCTCTGCAAAGAATGCCCTTGACGGAAGAGGCATTCCAAg CTACCTGCTTCCAGAGCATCTTGAACCCTGCACCCTTAAGATAACGTATTCTGCACATACTGATTTGAGTGTTAAATTTCAGAGCCATCGTAGCAG GGATTACACTAATCCATATCTTCCGGTCGCTCCCTCGGCCATAGATGCAACGGGTCAG TTAGGTGTGGGCTTAGATGGGAGGAAATTGGAACCTGAGAGCAACGTGCTTCTGGCATCAATTGAAAATATGCAGTATGCTGTCACATTGGATGTCCTTCAGACG GTTTTTTCCGCCTTTGGATTTGTGCAAAAGATTGCCATGTTTGACAAGAATGGGGGTCTCCAGGCCTTGATTCAGTATCCGG ATGTTCAGACAGCAATTGCTGCTAAGGAAGCGCTTGAAGGGCATTGCATTTATGATGGTGGGTTTTGCAAGCTTCACCTGTCATATTCACGACACACTGATTTAAGCATTAAG ATGAACAATGATCGAAGTAGAGACTATACACAACCCATCCCGCCCCCAATTATTGCACAACAGCCGCCAGTCCCGGCGCCTGGAGCAGCGTCCGGCCAACACTATAACGGGGCTCACTACGGAGGACCTCCAGTATCTTCAGGGTGGGGACCACAGCAGCCTATGGGAATGCAGATGCCGCAAAACTATCCATATATGCAACACGGATCCGCACCTCCTGGTCCACCTGGCACTATGCCACCAGGATCTATGCAGAATCCTAATGGCGGGCCACAGCAACATGCAATGCCTCCATACAGCCGATGA